The Streptomyces sp. NBC_00510 genomic interval GGTCGGGCGTGAGGCGGAGGAAGAGATGGACGAGGCCGTCGCCGTCCGACCCGGAACCGCCCCCGCAGCCCGGCCGCGCGGTGCGCCCCGCGGGCCGCACACCCCCTCGGGGCGGCTTTCACCCCGACGGCCCATGGCCGTGACCCGGTCGGCATACGCGGCCGGGCCTGTCGCCGCCGAGCCGTGAACACTCAGGTGCCGTAGGGCCCCCGCCCTGAGCACCGAGGAAAGCGAGATACGGCATGGCGGCAACTCTGGATTCCCGCTCGCGGCGTCGCATACGCCGCGCCCACGTCGCCGCGGCCGGCTGCGCCCTGGCCTTCTGCGCGTCCGCCGCGGCCCCGGCCGCCGCGGACGGGGACACGACCGGGACGAGGCCGACGGTGGTCCTGATCCACGGGGCGTTCGCGGACGCCTCCAGCTGGAACGGGGTGATCGAACGGCTCGAAAGCCGCGGCTACCCCGTCATCGCCCCCGCGAACCCGCTGCGCGGGCTGTACAGCGACTCCACCTACATCGCCTCCGTACTGGAGAGCATCAAGGGCCCCATCGTCCTGGCGGGCCACTCCTACGGCGGCGCGGTGATCAGCTCCGCCGCGGCGGGGAACCCCCAGGTGAAGTCGCTGGTGTACGTCTCCGCGCTGATGCCCGACGTCGGTGAGAGCGGGATGTCGCTGTCCGAGCGGTTCCCCAGCGCGCTGGGCACCGCCACCAAGTCCGTGCCGTTCCGGGCCGGCGGGGGAGTCAGCGGTACCGACCTCTACCTCAAGCGCGACAAGGTGCACCCGGTGTTCGCCGCCTGCCTGCCGGAGAGCCAGGCGAACCTGCTGGCGGTCACCCAGCGGCCCGCGGCCACCACCGCGTTCTCGGAGAAGGCCAAGGTCGCGGCCTGGAAGACGATCCCGTCCTGGGCCCTCGTCGGCCGCCAGGACATGACGATCAACCCGGACCAGGAGCGCTTCCAGGCGGAGCGCGCCCACTCCCACACCGTGGAGCTCGACACCTGCCACGTGTCCCTGATCGCCCGGCCCGACGCCGTCGCCGACCTGATCCTCCAGGCCGCCACCGCCGCCGAGTCCGGCCGCCCGGCGCTGGCCGACACCGGGTCCGGCGAGCACCGGCCGGGCGTCGGCGCTCTGGCCGGCGCCGCCGGGGGCGCGTTGGCCGCCGGCGCGGCCGCCTTCCTCGGCGCCCGTCGCCTGCGGCGCCGCTCCGGCTGAGCGGCCTGCCGCGAGCCACGCCCGACGTCAGTGGCCGTGGTCGTGGCCGCCCGTCCCGCCGCCGTCCGTGCCGGCATGGCCGTCCTCCGGACCGGCCGTGACCGTGAACGCGGCGGTGCGGACCGTCCCTTGGTGCTTGAAGTCCAGGAAGAGGCGGTACGTGCCCGCGCTCGGGGCCGTGGCGGTGAAGGAGACGTCCGGCCCGGGCGCGGTCGCGCCGTCGCCCGGGGCGCCGCCCGGGTGCACATGCAGATACGCCAGGTCGCCGGCGCGCAGGGCGACCAGGTGGCCGTACGCACCGAGGTACGGCTGCAGGTCGGTGACCTGGCGGCCGTCCTTCGTCACCGTCAGCCGGAGCTCCCGCGCGGCGCCGGGTTGCAGGCCGCCGTGGAGCGTCACGGTGTAGCCGTCCACGGTCGCCGTCCGGGAGACCGGCGCGGGGCTGCCGGGCCGGTGGTCCCCGGCCACGGAGAGGTCCGCGCCCAGCGTGAGGTTCCGGCTGCCCTTCGCGGCGGGGGTGAAGTCGGCGAAGATCCGGTGGTCCCCGGCGCGGGGGAGGCTGACGGGGGTGCTCCACGTGCCGTCGGCGGCCCGGACCGGATGCAGATGGCGGTAGGACGTCAGGTCGCGTGAGACGACGATCAGGTGCAGCTCCTTCTCGTGGGCCCGCCGGTACGAGGTGAGCGGGTGACCGTCGGCGTCGCGTATGAGGAAGCGCAGTTCGGCCGGGCGACCGAAACCGACGTGTGGCGTGCGGAGGTCGAGGGTG includes:
- a CDS encoding alpha/beta hydrolase, which translates into the protein MAATLDSRSRRRIRRAHVAAAGCALAFCASAAAPAAADGDTTGTRPTVVLIHGAFADASSWNGVIERLESRGYPVIAPANPLRGLYSDSTYIASVLESIKGPIVLAGHSYGGAVISSAAAGNPQVKSLVYVSALMPDVGESGMSLSERFPSALGTATKSVPFRAGGGVSGTDLYLKRDKVHPVFAACLPESQANLLAVTQRPAATTAFSEKAKVAAWKTIPSWALVGRQDMTINPDQERFQAERAHSHTVELDTCHVSLIARPDAVADLILQAATAAESGRPALADTGSGEHRPGVGALAGAAGGALAAGAAAFLGARRLRRRSG
- a CDS encoding DUF748 domain-containing protein, which translates into the protein MNTGTKITAFAVALAASFGTAYGVGAAFDPVRPPAAGANAPGPGHAHDTADDEGAAQPAGGLAISEAGYTLDLRTPHVGFGRPAELRFLIRDADGHPLTSYRRAHEKELHLIVVSRDLTSYRHLHPVRAADGTWSTPVSLPRAGDHRIFADFTPAAKGSRNLTLGADLSVAGDHRPGSPAPVSRTATVDGYTVTLHGGLQPGAARELRLTVTKDGRQVTDLQPYLGAYGHLVALRAGDLAYLHVHPGGAPGDGATAPGPDVSFTATAPSAGTYRLFLDFKHQGTVRTAAFTVTAGPEDGHAGTDGGGTGGHDHGH